A DNA window from Helianthus annuus cultivar XRQ/B chromosome 15, HanXRQr2.0-SUNRISE, whole genome shotgun sequence contains the following coding sequences:
- the LOC110910522 gene encoding ribonuclease H2 subunit B translates to MAWYDGLEETRVLVASSDSSATGDDTGRLLQLRHPKTGDSTSYLLINGDLQELNWFKQSYGSWFMGDYICEDGGLYTATPVDPVFILLPMFDQARMKNGNDPGKFRQLDEIIYIHDYPGYRCLSTIAESSMQIVCDFKEIGSTKFFRLNDSKVLAWMLCKVQQLKQTLVKLDKNYAARSEKEILADVVMILGEYLADDPWYKVLCDNLRLNMVEAVDVSDMKIDSVDTSTPSSFNPTVQEQTTNDKRVTRSAKPNKKAKVETNSHSIKDMFSRASRRGK, encoded by the exons ATGGCTTGGTATGACGGGCTCGAAGAAACTCGTGTTCTTGTTGCTTCATCAG ATTCTTCTGCTACTGGAGATGACACTGGACGCTTGCTGCAACTTCGCCATCCGAAAACCG GAGACAGTACATCCTATCTTCTGATCAATGGCGACCTTCAAGAACTTAACTGGTTTAAACAATCGTACGGGTCTTGGTTCATGGGAGATTATATCTGCGAAG ATGGTGGTTTGTACACCGCTACACCAGTTGACCCAGTGTTCATTCTATTGCCGATGTTTGATCAAGCACGAATGAAG AATGGAAACGATCCAGGAAAGTTTAGGCAACTTGATGAGATCATTTACATTCACGACTATCCTGGATACCGTTGTTTATCAACAATTGCCGaaagttctatgcaaatagtTTGTGATTTTAAAG AGATTGGATCTACAAAGTTTTTTAGACTTAACGATTCAAAGGTTTTAGCGTGGATGCTGTGTAAGGTACAACAACTAAAGCAGACCCTTGTCAAACTCGATAAAAACTACGCTGCTCGAAGCGAGAAGGAAATCT TGGCTGATGTGGtgatgattttgggtgaatatcTGGCAGATGACCCATGGTATAAGGTCCTATGCGACAATCTTAG gTTAAATATGGTTGAGGCCGTTGATGTATCAGACATGAAAATCGACTCGGTAGACACAAGTACTCCATCTTCATTTAATCCCACCGTACAG GAACAGACAACGAATGACAAGAGAGTTACGCGAAGTGCGAAGCCAAATAAGAAGGCGAAAGTGGAGACGAATTCACATAGCATTAAAGATATGTTTAGCAGGGCTTCAAGGAGGGGAAAATGA
- the LOC110910521 gene encoding putative GDP-L-fucose synthase 2: MAATDTAALKVDKSAKIFVAGHRGLVGSAVVRRLRSAGYTNIILRSHSELDLTIQSAVKTFFSIEKPQYVILAAAKVGGIHANATYPADFITINLQIQTNVIDSAYRYGVKKLVFLGSSCIYPKHALQPISESALLTGPLEPTNEWYAIAKIAGIKMCQAYRIQYKWDAISAMPTNLYGPNDNFHPENAHVLPALMRRFHEAKVSGAKEVVVWGSGSPLREFLHVDDLADAVVFLLENYSGLGHVNVGSGKEVSIKELAELVKEVVGFEGALVWDGSKPDGTPRKLMDNSTLAKLGWEPKISLRDGVVGTYEWYVKYTKQQ; the protein is encoded by the exons ATGGCAGCCACTGATactg CTGCCTTGAAAGTGGACAAATCTGCAAAGATCTTTGTTGCGGGACATCGCGGGTTGGTTGGATCAGCTGTTGTACGCCGCTTGCGTAGCGCTGGCTACACCAACATCATCCTTCGCTCACACTCCGAATTAGACCTCACTATCCAGTCCGCTGTCAAAACCTTTTTTTCTATCGAAAAACCTCAATACGTCATTCTTGCTGCAGCCAAAGTCGGTGGGATCCACGCTAACGCGACATACCCTGCCGACTTCATCACCATCAACCTTCAGATACAGACCAATGTCATCGACTCTGCCTATCGTTACGGTGTCAAAAAGCTCGTGTTTTTGGGTTCTTCTTGCATCTACCCTAAACACGCGCTGCAACCCATATCGGAATCCGCTCTGTTAACGGGTCCGTTAGAGCCTACCAACGAGTGGTACGCCATCGCGAAAATCGCAGGCATTAAGATGTGTCAAGCGTATAGGATTCAGTACAAGTGGGACGCGATTTCAGCGATGCCTACAAACTTATACGGTCCTAACGACAATTTCCACCCTGAGAATGCACATGTTTTGCCAGCATTGATGAGGCGGTTTCACGAGGCAAAAGTTTCGGGAGCTAAGGAAGTGGTGGTGTGGGGTTCGGGGTCACCGTTGCGTGAGTTCCTGCACGTCGATGATCTGGCGGATGCAGTGGTGTTTTTGTTGGAAAATTATTCGGGTTTGGGGCATGTGAATGTGGGGAGTGGGAAGGAGGTTTCGATTAAGGAACTTGCGGAGTTGGTTAAAGAGGTTGTCGGGTTTGAAGGAGCGCTTGTGTGGGATGGTTCGAAGCCTGATGGAACTCCAAGGAAGCTTATGGATAACTCGACCCTCGCGAAGCTCGGTTGGGAGCCGAAGATTTCTCTTCGCGATGGCGTTGTTGGCACTTATGAATGGTATGTCAAATATACGAAGCAACAATGA
- the LOC110910520 gene encoding cellulose synthase-like protein G2, whose product MAAAAGVLFSDRHTTTISLNTCTVQQPQATAQRIHILFHLTATLAILYYRFTTLFSGGDVPTLPWALVTAAEVIFTFIWFLTQAFRWRPVARGVSLRNLPDDTELPGVDVFICTADPSKEPTVEVMNTVLSAMGLDYPLDKLAVYLSDDGGAPSTLYAMKEACSFAKSWLPFCRKYGIKSRCPEWFFSTYGHDELLFRTDEFEADEEKMKLAYEQFKDNVERRTNGATVVNDRPPCVAIIHDNQKQRNGDDQVQMPLLVYVSREKRPSLPHRFKAGALNALLRVSGVLSNAPYMLVLDCDMYCNEPSSAKQAMCFHLDPKLSSSLAFVQYPQIFYNVSQKDIYDGQARSAYKTKYQGMDGIGGTVCSGTGYYLKKKALYGSPNQQDEHLLNPKESFGDSTKFIDSLNHTENEDNQSDQFTTAILEETKKLASCSYEDNTKWGKQIGYSYESLLESSFTGYLLHTRGWKSVYLYPKRACFLGSTTIDMKDAMVQLMKWSSGLLQVGLSRFNPLVYGMSRMSILQSMCYAYFMFTPFLSIAFLLYGTIPPLCFLNGVPLYPTASDPWFKVFAVVYVSSLLQHLYEVVSSDGSLTTWWNEQRIYFIKCVSALLFGCLDVMMKSFGMVKANFRLTNKVVDREKLERYENGTFDLEGAKMFMIPLTVMVLLNVVCFVGGIKRVISNNNLDEMFAQVFMSWTTLLFSYPILKGLVPNKTKSKNIKTN is encoded by the exons ATGGCAGCTGCCGCCGGAGTACTATTTTCCGACcgccacaccaccaccatctctcTAAACACATGCACCGTTCAACAACCACAAGCCACCGCCCAAAGGATCCACATCCTCTTCCACTTGACAGCCACACTAGCCATCTTGTACTACAGGTTCACCACCTTATTCAGCGGTGGTGACGTGCCCACTTTACCATGGGCACTGGTCACCGCCGCCGAGGTGATCTTCACCTTCATTTGGTTCCTCACACAGGCTTTTCGGTGGCGTCCAGTGGCTCGAGGTGTGTCCCTTCGAAACCTCCCGGACGACACCGAACTGCCTGGTGTGGACGTGTTCATCTGCACCGCCGACCCCAGTAAGGAGCCGACGGTGGAGGTTATGAACACGGTCCTGTCCGCCATGGGACTAGATTACCCGCTAGATAAACTGGCGGTGTATCTGTCTGATGACGGCGGTGCGCCGTCCACGCTTTATGCTATGAAGGAAGCTTGCTCTTTTGCAAAGAGTTGGCTACCGTTTTGTAGGAAATATGGGATCAAAAGTAGGTGTCCGGAGTGGTTTTTTTCGACTTATGGTCATGATGAATTGCTTTTTAGAACGGATGAGTTTGAAGCAGATGAAGAGAAAATGAAG TTAGCATATGAACAATTCAAAGACAACGTTGAGCGAAGAACCAATGGAGCTACGGTTGTCAACGATAGGCCACCATGTGTTGCG ATAATACATGACAACCAAAAGCAAAGGAACGGGGACGACCAAGTTCAAATGCCTCTTTTGGTCTATGTATCACGGGAAAAAAGACCATCTCTTCCTCATCGTTTCAAAGCCGGTGCTCTAAATGCTCTT CTTCGTGTTTCCGGAGTTTTGAGCAACGCTCCATACATGCTTGTGTTGGATTGCGACATGTATTGCAATGAACCATCATCCGCGAAACAAGCAATGTGCTTCCATCTTGATCCAAAGCTTTCTAGTTCCCTAGCATTCGTCCAATACCCACAAATTTTCTATAATGTTAGCCAAAAAGACATATATGATGGCCAAGCAAGATCTGCATACAAG ACAAAATATCAAGGAATGGATGGAATTGGAGGCACAGTTTGTTCAGGAACAGGTTATTACTTGAAGAAAAAAGCCTTGTATGGATCTCCTAATCAACAAG ATGAACATCTCTTGAATCCAAAAGAGAGCTTTGGTGATTCAACCAAGTTCATAGATTCATTAAATCATACGGAAAACGAAGATAACCAATCCGACCAATTCACCACCGCCATTTTAGAAGAGACCAAGAAGCTCGCTTCTTGCTCATACGAAGACAACACCAAATGGGGTAAACAAATTGGTTACTCATATGAATCATTGTTGGAGAGTAGTTTCACAGGTTATCTGTTGCACACAAGAGGATGGAAGTCGGTGTATCTATATCCTAAGAGAGCATGTTTCCTTGGTTCCACCACCATCGACATGAAAGACGCCATGGTTCAGCTCATGAAATGGTCATCTGGTTTGCTTCAAGTTGGTCTATCCCGGTTCAACCCTTTGGTCTATGGGATGTCCAGAATGTCAATCCTTCAAAGCATGTGTTATGCATACTTCATGTTCACACCATTTTTGTCCATTGCATTTCTGCTCTATGGCACCATACCGCCATTGTGCTTTCTTAATGGTGTCCCATTGTATCCCACG GCTTCAGATCCATGGTTTAAAGTGTTTGCCGTGGTCTACGTTTCTTCACTTTTGCAACATTTGTACGAAGTGGTGTCGAGCGATGGATCATTAACGACATGGTGGAACGAACAAAGGATCTATTTCATAAAATGCGTCAGCGCGTTGTTGTTTGGTTGTCTTGATGTGATGATGAAGTCATTTGGGATGGTGAAAGCTAATTTCAGACTGACAAACAAAGTGGTTGATCGAGAAAAGCTAGAAAGATATGAGAATGGTACGTTTGATCTTGAAGGTGCGAAGATGTTCATGATACCATTAACGGTCATGGTGTTGCTGAATGTGGTATGTTTCGTTGGGGGCATCAAGCGAGTCATAAGCAACAACAATCTTGATGAGATGTTTGCTCAGGTTTTCATGTCGTGGACAACTCTATTATTCAGTTATCCGATCCTGAAGGGGCTTGTACCAAACAAGACCAAAAGTAAGAATATTAAAACTAACTGA